A DNA window from Solanum lycopersicum chromosome 3, SLM_r2.1 contains the following coding sequences:
- the bHLH1 gene encoding basic helix-loop-helix isoform X1: MAAFSSHQLQHNNPFLLDSVFLPTSPIKMSGFFEEPNNSCIVQQFYQQEFPSNLISHENSFCLDPKSSSSISLDMDASSVTDKIESGINNNKANVSPLDKKRKSSEGSSSMTSAHSKNEKQGDNGKKKKIISKLVAKDEKKANEEAPTGYIHVRARRGQATDSHSLAERVRREKISERMKILQSLVPGCDKVTGKALMLDEIINYVQSLQNQVEFLSMKLTSLNPMYYDFGMDLDALMVRPDDQSLSGLETQMANIQQGSTTTTSQAAEVIANTNSGYQFLDNSTSLMFQQSHFPNSIPQGIGQLLWGADEQTQKIINQSGFSNNFCSFH; the protein is encoded by the exons atggctGCTTTTTCATCACACCAATTACAACACAATAACCCATTTCTTCTTGATTCAGTATTTTTGCCAACTTCTCCTATTAAAATGTCTGGCTTTTTTGAGGAACCAAACAATTCTTGTATAGTACAACAGTTTTACCAACAAGAATTCCCTTCCAATTTAATTTCTCATGAAAATAGCTTTTGCCTTGACCCTAAAAGTAGCAGCAGTATAAGCTTAGATATGGATGCTTCCTCTGTTACTGATAAAATTGAAAGTggaattaataataataaggctAATGTTAGTCCTTTggataagaaaagaaaatctagTGAAGGGTCTTCTTCTATGACTTCTGCTCATTCTAAG aatGAGAAACAGGGTGATAAtgggaaaaagaagaaaattatcaGCAAGTTAGTAGCCAAAGATGAAAAGAAAGCTAATGAAGAAGCACCAACAGGGTACATTCATGTTAGAGCAAGAAGGGGCCAGGCAACTGATAGCCATAGTCTTGCTGAAAGG GTGAGGAGAGAGAAAATAAGTGAAAGGATGAAGATATTGCAATCTCTTGTTCCTGGTTGTGACAAG GTAACTGGAAAGGCCCTTATGTTGGATGAGATAATTAATTATGTCCAATCTTTGCAAAACCAAGTTGAG TTTCTCTCAATGAAACTTACTTCTTTGAATCCAATGTACTATGACTTTGGAATGGACTTAGATGCACTCATGGTCAGACCTGATGACCAG AGTTTAAGTGGCTTGGAGACACAAATGGCAAATATTCAGCAAGGTAGCACAACTACTACATCACAGGCAGCTGAAGTTATTGCTAACACTAATAGTGGCTACCAATTTTTGGATAATTCAACATCACTCATGTTTCAACAATCCCATTTCCCTAATTCTATTCCTCAG ggTATTGGACAGCTCTTATGGGGTGCAGATGagcaaacacaaaaaataataaatcagtCTGGATTTAGCAACAACTTTTGTTCTTTCCATTAA